The sequence below is a genomic window from Cygnus olor isolate bCygOlo1 chromosome 7, bCygOlo1.pri.v2, whole genome shotgun sequence.
ACGGGATGGACGGGACGGGATGGAGGGGACGGGATGGACGGGACGGGATggaggggacgggacgggatggaGGGGACGGGATGGACGGGACAGGGAtggacgggacgggacgggacggggatGGACGGGACAGGATggaggggacgggacgggacgggatggaGGGGACGGGACAGACaggacgggacgggacagggatggacgggacgggacgggacggggatggacgggacgggacgggacagggATGGACGGGACAGGATggaggggacgggacgggacgggatggaGGGGACGGGACAGACaggacgggacgggacagggatggacgggacgggacggggatggacgggacgggacgggacagggATGGACGGGACGGGTTggaggggacgggacgggacgggacaggacagggatggatgggatggagGGGACGGGATGGAGCtggacgggacgggacggggatGGAGGGGACGGGATGGAGCTGGACGGGacaggacgggacgggacgggatggggatgGACAGGATGGAGGGGACAGGATGGAgctggatgggatgggatgggtcAGGGATGGAATGGACGGGACGGACTGGACGGGATGGACAGGACAGGGATggacgggatgggatggatggggcAGGACGGGGCAGCCGGTGCTGAGCCCGCAGGTGCAGGGGTGGCCGCTCCCCGCCGGTCCCGGCTCTTTCCGCCTCTCACCGTCTCTCTCTGTCGCTGCCCAGGACGCCGGCACGGCACCGGCCAGCTGACGTTCGCCGACGGCAGCGCCTACGTGGGGCACTTCGAGAACGGGCTCTTCCACGGCTGCGGCGTGCTCAGCTTCGCCGACGGCTCCAGGTGAGCTCAGCACCCTTCGGGgcccgccctgccctgcccagccccgggcGCGCGCCCCCCCGACATCCATCCCCGCCCGTGCCCCCGCTGTCCCGCGCAGGTACGAGGGGGAGTTCGTGCAGGGCAAGTTCAGCGGCGTTGGCGTCTTCACCCGCTACGACAACATGACCTTCGAGGGCGAGTTCAAAGGCGGGCGCGTGGACGGCTTCGGTGAGTGCCCGGCGCACCGGGGGGGGTCTCGCCGGTGCGGGATGTGCAGCCGGCGCCTTGTGCCGGCCGCAGCTCAGCATGTCCCGCtcgcccctgcccctgctgtcCTGCCCTCCCAGTGTCTCCCGCCGTGTCTGCCCAGGCCTGGCCCCCGTGTCCGCTGCTCCCGACCCCGTGACtcccgtcccttccctccccagggcTCCTGACGTTCCCCGACGGCTCTCACGGGGTGCCCCGCAACGAGGGCTTCTTCGAGAACAACAAGCTGCTGCGGCGGGAGAAGTGCCAGGCGGTGATCCAGAGGGCGCAGAGCGCCTCCAAGTCTGCCCACAACCTCACGGCGTGACGGCGCCCTGGCCCCCgcacctccctccctctgcgGCAGGGCCCCACCGGGCACCGGCTGGCCCTACAGGGCGGCAGGACCATGGCGCTGCCAGCCACCCCCTCGGCAGGGCCAGGGGTCCCCCCGCCACGCCGGGCGGGCCCCTGTGCCAAAACCCTGCTGGTGGGAGAACggacccctctgccccccacccAAGTGCCCCAGGGCGGCTCTGAGGCCGCCGTGGTGCCTTCTCCCTCTGCCCACAGCCCTGGTTCTCCCCAGAACCCCCGCTCTGCCCCCGGCTCCACCAGAGCAGCcgccagcagggctgggggacggCGTGGTCGGGGCCGCCACCATGCCACGGGGAGCCGGGCGGGTGGCtaggggctggggctggctcctggCCCCATTGCCTAGGGTGCCTATGCCGGAGGGCAGCAGGCCGGGCCACGTGCCTGCAGAGGGGCAGCGCCTGGCCCCGCTTCTCCAGCCCTGGTCCCCCGGCGGGGCGGCACCCGGTGGCCTGTGCCCTCGGCGCTGGGTGACTGCCGTGCCCCCGAAGGGCTCAGCCTGCCCATTGCCTTGGGGACATCCCCGCCAAAGGGGACCAGGGGATGCCTGGCCTGGCCTGTTCACGCTGCGTCCCCGGGGAGCTGGGTGAGGACGGCAGCGATGGCGAGCAGGAAGCAGGCTCAGCCTGGGCAAggggccagggcagggcagcgtggggtgccggggctgctgcaggggggtCTGGGCTGGGTGGGCAGGGATAGGGGCACGGCAGGGGTGCAGGCGGGGCGCGCACAGCTCCCCGCCTCGCTCCCCATGTGCATCCCTCATCCGCACGCGTGCTTGCCTTCACCCCTGGCATGCTCTGGCTCGCAGGGACATGAGGTCCTGGCGTCCCTCCCCGCCTGGCCGAGCCCTCCCTGCCGGTCTGTGCCCACACCAGTCCCGTGCCTTGCTGCGCCCCCGCCTTGTGCTGCCGCCTGCACAGGCCTCAGCTGAGTAAACCACGTTGCCAAACGCCCGGGCTGTGTCCTGTTTGCTGGGGAGCAGGCGGGAGGCTGCTTGCATGGGCACAAACGCAGGCGCGGAGGGGAGTCAGCGGGTTTATTCGCGGTGCTCTGGAGGGCAGCTGGGCCAGCGTGGGCTTCCGCACCTCGGGGCCACCCGGCCCACGCAGGGACAGCGAgaagctgggggctgcaggcccTGTTCCCTGCAGGCGCCCACATGGATGAGGGGCACCCAGCTGGAGCCCAGGGTGGGTTGTCCCGGGGTCTGGCGGGGCTGGGCGCGTGCCCAGGGGGGACACGAGGGTGGCCACAGGGTGCTGAGCTTCCCCTCCACCAGCCCTGTCCAGCGGGAAGGAGCGAGATGGCTGGCTTCCTCCCGGCCACGATCCCAGCGTCCCCACCACgtccccagctccctggctT
It includes:
- the MORN4 gene encoding MORN repeat-containing protein 4, whose product is MTLTKGSFTYSSGEEYRGEWKEGRRHGTGQLTFADGSAYVGHFENGLFHGCGVLSFADGSRYEGEFVQGKFSGVGVFTRYDNMTFEGEFKGGRVDGFGLLTFPDGSHGVPRNEGFFENNKLLRREKCQAVIQRAQSASKSAHNLTA